In one Roseburia intestinalis L1-82 genomic region, the following are encoded:
- a CDS encoding C39 family peptidase: MGRQKRKEYAFYAVLAGTFLLIAGAYGSGEKSVQQNAKEMGAVAEKAVAEPEYVPAVRLYAGIFTKLDGEEYAVIEKNKDILVAAANRGYFDESDVYSFLQGPKSWGEGRAWSGEWSNQYVRGNYFGNFGCGLCCMANIYSTFSGHTCSPWDMFLYAREVSGYTPTKKIGAIGWGDMKTVMRKCGFDAELYTKPQDYETFRDQVRSAKSVVVLVSSHDDNTYWKKTGGHYVNISLYKEDTDEVFLADPADPDGNRNYIPLRYVYDALKTVSKYQYLLVNGYSEEQNQWKQDGIDEAWVAP, translated from the coding sequence TTGGGTCGTCAGAAAAGAAAGGAGTACGCATTTTATGCAGTGTTAGCCGGAACATTTCTGCTGATCGCAGGAGCGTATGGTTCCGGTGAAAAGTCTGTGCAGCAAAATGCGAAAGAGATGGGAGCGGTGGCAGAGAAGGCAGTCGCCGAACCGGAGTATGTGCCGGCAGTCAGACTGTATGCCGGGATTTTTACAAAATTAGACGGGGAAGAGTATGCCGTGATCGAAAAAAATAAGGACATTCTGGTGGCTGCCGCAAACCGGGGATATTTTGATGAGTCGGATGTTTATTCATTTTTACAGGGACCAAAGTCCTGGGGAGAGGGACGGGCATGGTCCGGTGAATGGAGCAATCAGTATGTGCGCGGCAATTATTTTGGCAATTTCGGGTGCGGATTGTGCTGTATGGCAAATATATACAGTACATTTTCAGGTCATACCTGTTCGCCGTGGGACATGTTTTTGTATGCAAGAGAGGTCTCCGGTTACACACCGACGAAAAAGATCGGTGCGATCGGCTGGGGCGATATGAAAACTGTCATGCGCAAATGTGGATTTGATGCGGAGCTATACACAAAGCCGCAGGATTACGAAACTTTTCGGGATCAGGTCAGATCTGCAAAGAGTGTAGTTGTTTTGGTCAGCAGCCATGATGACAATACTTACTGGAAAAAGACGGGTGGTCATTATGTAAATATCAGTCTTTATAAGGAAGATACCGATGAAGTGTTTCTTGCAGACCCGGCGGATCCTGATGGAAACCGGAATTATATACCGCTGCGCTATGTATATGATGCTTTAAAAACAGTCAGTAAATATCAGTATTTGCTGGTAAATGGATATTCCGAGGAACAGAACCAGTGGAAACAGGATGGAATTGATGAGGCGTGGGTTGCACCGTGA